From the genome of Pseudomonas bubulae:
CACACCCCGCTGTCGATCCAGGCCGGTTATGGCGTGTACCTGGCAGTGGCAACCGGTGTGTGGTTCTGCATGGTCGCGATGCTGTTCAGCCATCAGCGCGTGCGTACAGGCTTTGCCCGCATGGGTCACTGGTTTGACCGCACCATGGGGGCGGTACTGGTGGCGTTGGGCGTGAAACTGGCGTTTACCGAGATGCATTGACACACCTTGGTTCCGTAGCAGCTGCCGAGGAACGAAGGCTGCGTCCGGCAGCAGCTACGGGGAGATGGTCGGGTTCTTGTCAAAAACTGGATTTGCTTCATCCTTGCGGGCTTATTGCAGTGTGCCCACGGAGAAGTATCGATGTCCTCAGTCCACCGGTCCTGGCGCCGCGCCAGGCTGGCGCTGGCAGTCAGCCTTGCGTCGACGTCCGCTTGGGGCGTGAGCTTCAATGTCGGCCCGGTTGAGGGGCAGATCGATACCGAGCTGTCCATCGGCGCCAGTTGGTCCACCGCCAGGGCCGACAGCAAACTGATAGGCGCCAACAATGGCGGCACGGGGCAATCGGCCATTTCGGACGATGGCCGCCTTAACTTCAAACGCGGCGAAACTTTTTCGAAAATCTTTACCGGCATGCACGCACTGGAACTCAAGTACGGCGACAGCGGCCTGTATGTGCGCGGCAAGTATTGGTATGACTTCGAGTTGCAGGACGACAGCCGCCCCTTCAAGCCCATCAGTGACTCAGGCCGCCGAGCCAGCGCGCAATCGGCCGGCGCGCAACTGCTCGATGCGTTCGTTTACCACAACTACGCCATTGCCGATCAGCCCGGCGCAGTCCGCTTGGGTAAACAGGTGGTCAGTTGGGGCGAAAGTGCGTTTATCGGTGGCGGCATCAATGCGATCAACCCCACCGACCCTGCCGCCTATCGTCGGCCTGGCACTGAGTTCAAAGATGGCCTGGTGCCGGTCAACCTGTTCTATCTCTCGCAAAACCTGACCGACAACCTGTCGGCTGAAGCCTTTTTTCAGCTGGATTGGGAGCCGTCCGAAGCGGACAACTGCGGGACGTTTTTCTCCCGGTCAGACGTGATGGCTGACGGCTGCAGCGGCAATTACCGGGTCATGAGCAAGCGTTCGGCACTCGATGTGGCCGACCTCGCCGCGCTGACCGGTGCCGGGGTTGAGGTGAACGAGGAGGGCGTGCTGGTACGCCGTGGCGCCAATCGTTATGCGCGCAACAGCGGGCAGTTCGGGGTGGCGATGCACTATGTGTTCGAGCCGCTGGGCACCGAGTTCGGTGCCTACTTCATGAACTACCACAGTCGCGACCCGATCCCCAGCGCCAGCGCGGCGCCGCAGTCGGCCTATAAGGCGGCAGCAGGCGCCGGAGGGCTGGCGCCGATGGTTGTTGCCGGCAATTCGGGCTATTACGTTGAATACCCTGAAGACATCCGCCTTTACGGCCTGAGCTTCTCCACCACTTTATCCACAGGCACGGCCTGGAAGGGCGAGTTGAGTTACCGTCCCAATGCGCCGGTGCAACTCAACAGCAACGACTTGCTGTACGCCAATGTCACGTTGCTGCCCGGGCTTGCCGATGCATCGCCACTGAGCGTCACTCCCGGCGCAGATGTGCAGGGCTATCGGCGCAAGGAAGTCACCCGGTTCCAGACGTCCCTCAGCCATGTGTTCGACAACGCGATGGGTGCCGATCACCTGACCGTGACCGGTGAAGTGGGGGTGACCCGGGTTGGTGGCCTGGATAGCCCTTCAGGGCTGCGTTACGGGCGTGATCCGGTGTTTGGCTCTGAAGGTAATGACGGCTTCACCACGGCCACCTCCTGGGGCTACCGTGGTCGCGCAGTGTGGGAATACAGAAGCGTTGTTCCCGGGGTGAACCTCAAGCCCAATCTGGGCTGGTCCCATGATGTCAGCGGCTATTCGCCGGGGCCCGATGCCAGCTTCGAAGAGGGCCGCAAAGCCATCTCCCTGGGGCTGGAGGGTGACTATCAAAGCACCTACACCGGCAGCCTGTCGTACACCAATTTTTTTGGTGGGCGCTACAACACCCTCAGTGACCGCGACTTTGTGGCGCTGACGATGGGTGTGAAGTTCTAGGCCGGAATTTGTTGGGAGGCGTTCGGGCGACTATTGTTTGTGGGGTGCGAATGTTTACGACCCAAGGAATTTTTAACGTTGGTCGTGTTCCAAGATTTATAAAGGTCTAATGCCAATGGCCTTTGCCCCTAGAAAGATTGATCAGGAGCTTCACCATGTTCATTTCGCGTCGTTTGATTGTTGCTGCAAGTGCGGTGGCCTTGCTGGCTGGCTGCGCTACGCCTAACCCGTATGACAACCAGGGCCAGGGGTCTTCCGGGACGGGCTTGAGCAAGACTGCCACCTACGGTGGCCTGGGGGCTCTGGCGGGTGCTGTGGCGGGTGCTGCCATCGACCATAACAACCGTGGCAAGGGCGCGCTGATCGGTGCTGCCGTGGCAGGCCTGGGTGCAGCCGGTTATGGCTATTACGCCGACAAGCAGGAAGCAGCCCTGCGTGCGAGCATGGCCAACACGGGCGTTGAAGTTCAGCGTCAGGGCGACAACATCACCCTGGTGATGCCAGGCAACATTACCTTCGCGACCAACTCGGCCAACATTGCGCCCAGCTTCTATCAGCCGCTGAACAACCTGGCGAATTCGCTCAAGCAGTTCAACAACCAGAACCTGATCCAGATCGTGGGTTACACCGACAGCACCGGTAACTACAACTACAACATGCAGCTTTCCCAGCAGCGTGCGCAAAGCGTAGCGACCTACCTGACGTCTCAAGGTGTGAGCGGCCAGTACCTGTCAGTCAAAGGTATGGGCCCGGCTGATCCGATTGCCAGCAACGCCACCGCAGATGGCCGCGCACAGAACCGTCGCGTACAAGTGACACTGGCGCCAATCCCGGGCATGCAATACCAGCAGCCGGGTCAGGTGCAGCAGTACCCTTGATCATTACCTCGTAGCAGCTGCCGAAGGCTGCGTTCGGCTGCGCAGCAGTCGTAAACCCTGAGTGCGGGGTTTGGCTGATATTGCGACGACTTCGTCGTCGAACGCAGCCTGCGGCAGCGGCTACGGGGGGGGGCGCAAGACACACAACAAAAAGCCCCGCGATCCTT
Proteins encoded in this window:
- a CDS encoding OmpA family protein; the encoded protein is MFISRRLIVAASAVALLAGCATPNPYDNQGQGSSGTGLSKTATYGGLGALAGAVAGAAIDHNNRGKGALIGAAVAGLGAAGYGYYADKQEAALRASMANTGVEVQRQGDNITLVMPGNITFATNSANIAPSFYQPLNNLANSLKQFNNQNLIQIVGYTDSTGNYNYNMQLSQQRAQSVATYLTSQGVSGQYLSVKGMGPADPIASNATADGRAQNRRVQVTLAPIPGMQYQQPGQVQQYP
- a CDS encoding DUF1302 domain-containing protein; the protein is MSSVHRSWRRARLALAVSLASTSAWGVSFNVGPVEGQIDTELSIGASWSTARADSKLIGANNGGTGQSAISDDGRLNFKRGETFSKIFTGMHALELKYGDSGLYVRGKYWYDFELQDDSRPFKPISDSGRRASAQSAGAQLLDAFVYHNYAIADQPGAVRLGKQVVSWGESAFIGGGINAINPTDPAAYRRPGTEFKDGLVPVNLFYLSQNLTDNLSAEAFFQLDWEPSEADNCGTFFSRSDVMADGCSGNYRVMSKRSALDVADLAALTGAGVEVNEEGVLVRRGANRYARNSGQFGVAMHYVFEPLGTEFGAYFMNYHSRDPIPSASAAPQSAYKAAAGAGGLAPMVVAGNSGYYVEYPEDIRLYGLSFSTTLSTGTAWKGELSYRPNAPVQLNSNDLLYANVTLLPGLADASPLSVTPGADVQGYRRKEVTRFQTSLSHVFDNAMGADHLTVTGEVGVTRVGGLDSPSGLRYGRDPVFGSEGNDGFTTATSWGYRGRAVWEYRSVVPGVNLKPNLGWSHDVSGYSPGPDASFEEGRKAISLGLEGDYQSTYTGSLSYTNFFGGRYNTLSDRDFVALTMGVKF